Part of the Ficedula albicollis isolate OC2 chromosome 18, FicAlb1.5, whole genome shotgun sequence genome, GATTATTCACATCACTCCAGGCACATTCAGGGCTTCAGAACAGCTCGACGGGAGCAGAaactcctccttttcttccaccccctatcttttttttttcccctcagcttATTTGAGCAATGGCTGATGAAGATGCAGTGGTTTCACACCGAGCTTCCCTGGGCCAGGAGGCAcctctggggacacacagggcgGAACAGCCCACGTGTCTCTCTGTGTTCTCCCATCTGActtgtgccagcctggctgggggaaGGCATGGTGCCTGTGTTTTGtctaaatattttcctcttaacACTAGCAATCGGCACAGTTGAACTGGGGGATGCCAGCAGGGCCCTGATTGCCATCCCCCCACGGTGCTGCCGTGTGCTGCCCCTTGTAAAGGGGCCGTGGCCGCATGGGTGTAGAGACCCCCCTCTTCCTCCCTGGCATGAAGGAGGATCCAacctcctccagcccagctccatgcCTAAAGCACTTCAAGCCTCTGCATAATCCAAGGCCCCATAGCCCCAGTTTCCAGCCATGGAAAAAAGTTTCCTATTGGGTGGCAAGCCCTAGCTTGAACCCCTTGGCTCCTGCCGCCTTTGGCTGGATGAGATAGGAGGCTGCAAAACTGCTGGAAAGCTGGGGGGGGAAACTCAGGGGTTTGAGGGACTTTCTGCTGGGCATGGGGTGTCTGGTTGTTGCcagttctgctttgctttcccaaaGATCCTTGCTGAAAACCTCCACCCAGGCAGGTAGGTCCAAGCATTCAGCcttggtttctttctcttttggcTCCAGAACTCCATCCGGCACAACCTCTCCTTGAACAAGTCCTTCATCAAGGTGCCTCGGGAGAAGGACGAGCCGGGGAAAGGTGGGTTTTGGAAGCTGGACCCCTACTACGCCAACCGGCTGAAGTACGGCTCGTACAAGAAGCGGAGGATGTCGCCGGTGCAGATCCACCCCGCCTTCTCCGGGACAGCCCAGAAGGAATCAGGGCACCTTGGCAGCCCGGCCGcttccccctgcagctccagcaacGCCCTCGAGGCCAAGGTGGCGTcgcagcagctgctcagagagtTTGAGGAGAGcggcagcagccagagctggagcccGGCGGGTGCCAAAGCGGGGCAGAAGCGCAAGCAGCCCTCGCCCCTGCCCACGGCCAAGGTGTCCCGGCTTCCCAGCTCGGCCCTCATGACCCAGGAGGAGCAGACTGAGCTGGGGTCGCTCAAAGGTGTGTTTGACTGGGAAACTGTCTTTAACACCAACCCCAACGGAGACTTCTCCACTCTGGTGGATATGGAGCTGCCACCTTCCATCAACCCTGTCACGTGCGACCTGGAGTGGACGGGACAAGGGCAGCACatggagtgtccccaggggcaggagcaaGTGGTCACCGAATCCAACCAGTACAGCCTGGACTTTAACGAAACCCTCATGGCCACCACTTTcttggagcatccctgggatgaAGGGACAAGCGATTACCTCTCCAACTGTGTCAACATTGACCAGGTGTTTGAAGACATCGATGCCTCTTTGCTGGCAGATGTCATCAACCTGAGCAGTCTGGCACGCCTCTTGTAAGACTTTTGTAAGATGCTCTCCCCAAGCTGGGACTTGCAAGGGACAAGATTTCCTAGAGATGCCCATGGTGATGTTTACCAGCTTCATTGTAAGGTTATTCCCAGAAACACCAGGGAAAAAATCCACCACCCCAGGAACTGCCTGCTGTGTCTCCAAAGGACACCTCAGAAGTCTCTAGTTTTCTCAAGAGAAGAAAGTTAACActacttatttttttacattttactttaaaaaaaaaaaaaagaaatgtgaattaTGATGGGTTCTTTTCCATCAGGGCTGAAATTACCTGTGAAATCCCATCTAAGACATGAGATTCCTGGTGGCTTAGGGTTTGATAGACTAAAGTGCAATTTTCACACCTCTTTGtctctttgtttctctctgtctttccttttctgtctcagtGCAGTTGGTAGGTACAGTGTGATAATTAGCTGGTAAGAAAATACAGGTCCCTTCTGGAGTTCAACATCCCAGCTGACTTGTGCctagggaagaagaaaaggtttaTAAACT contains:
- the FOXJ1 gene encoding forkhead box protein J1 isoform X2, which produces MAWPSRALKAKGKLKCVEEDLDDSLPDLMWLRDFTVAQTGLPQLYSGSDPQDCYTMSESLFSLVDFESPCSPLAADPACKGTRHTPCTPVSSSTSSTTHHDVAVPPHLAGDIDYKTNPHVKPPYSYATLICMAMEASNKPKITLSAIYKWITDNFCYFRHADPTWQNSIRHNLSLNKSFIKVPREKDEPGKGGFWKLDPYYANRLKYGSYKKRRMSPVQIHPAFSGTAQKESGHLGSPAASPCSSSNALEAKVASQQLLREFEESGSSQSWSPAGAKAGQKRKQPSPLPTAKVSRLPSSALMTQEEQTELGSLKGVFDWETVFNTNPNGDFSTLVDMELPPSINPVTCDLEWTGQGQHMECPQGQEQVVTESNQYSLDFNETLMATTFLEHPWDEGTSDYLSNCVNIDQVFEDIDASLLADVINLSSLARLL
- the FOXJ1 gene encoding forkhead box protein J1 isoform X1 encodes the protein MSLTQQLQEHPGLALPGCQRETAPWGASLLSLLLLQDLPHPSPPLQVQQGAEGGMAWPSRALKAKGKLKCVEEDLDDSLPDLMWLRDFTVAQTGLPQLYSGSDPQDCYTMSESLFSLVDFESPCSPLAADPACKGTRHTPCTPVSSSTSSTTHHDVAVPPHLAGDIDYKTNPHVKPPYSYATLICMAMEASNKPKITLSAIYKWITDNFCYFRHADPTWQNSIRHNLSLNKSFIKVPREKDEPGKGGFWKLDPYYANRLKYGSYKKRRMSPVQIHPAFSGTAQKESGHLGSPAASPCSSSNALEAKVASQQLLREFEESGSSQSWSPAGAKAGQKRKQPSPLPTAKVSRLPSSALMTQEEQTELGSLKGVFDWETVFNTNPNGDFSTLVDMELPPSINPVTCDLEWTGQGQHMECPQGQEQVVTESNQYSLDFNETLMATTFLEHPWDEGTSDYLSNCVNIDQVFEDIDASLLADVINLSSLARLL